One region of Triticum aestivum cultivar Chinese Spring chromosome 6B, IWGSC CS RefSeq v2.1, whole genome shotgun sequence genomic DNA includes:
- the LOC123138057 gene encoding uncharacterized protein: MKFVIRSDLRCIYNDHINERLQEDFGNGNGVNKDMRQELGLAAWTEKSSQPSWTPRQVLRAMMPEGPAEKMGFDMMIKDAQETEKPNIMFARRLSYILIQTQVMIQQCSSPNSNSVERILAWEHARATVIVIFMPHISCFCHA; this comes from the exons ATGAAG TTTGTGATAAGATCGGATTTGAGGTGTATTTATAACGATCACATAAATGAAAGGCTACAGGAAGATTTTGGAAATGGCAATGGTGTCAACAAAGACATGAGACAAGAG CTTGGACTGGCGGCATGGACTGAAAAATCGTCCCAACCATCTTGGACACCCAGGCAGGTGTTGCGAGCTATGATGCCCGAGGGACCCGCCGAGAAAATGGGGTTCGACATGATGATCAAGGATGCGCAGG AAACAGAGAAACCGAATATTATGTTTGCAAGACGGTTATCATATATTCTAATTCAGACACAAGTGATGATACAACAATGCTCTTCGCCAAATTCCAATTCAGTCGAGCGTATCTTAGCTTGGGAGCATGCCCGTGCAACAGTTATTGTCATCTTCATGCCCCATATAAGTTGCTTCTGTCATGCATAG